From a region of the Sesamum indicum cultivar Zhongzhi No. 13 linkage group LG3, S_indicum_v1.0, whole genome shotgun sequence genome:
- the LOC105157301 gene encoding pentatricopeptide repeat-containing protein At4g14050, mitochondrial, whose amino-acid sequence MHHFRILYRIKQCSKFQLPVQGKNLHAHVIKSGLDLQAPIYPNTLLDMYGKCGHLKDAVQLFDEMPERDLASWASIFTAYNQAELHKCTLSLFSSMLSRDGLQPDHFIFASLINACASLAAFRLGLQLHAQFVVSLFSDDDVVKSSLVDFYAKCGFPDRARRVFDSIVSKNVVSWTSLIYGYARMGRKDEAFELLRVMPCKSLYSWTALISGFVQGGHCVDSFRLFSELRRGGVDIEGPFVLSSLIVGSASLAMLEMGKQVHRLVMGLGYECSLYVSNALIDMYAKCSDVLSAEKIFRNMTKRDVVSWTSIIVGMAQHGRADEALSLYNEMTLAGLKPNEVTFTGLIYACSHVGLVNKGRQLFKSMVVDYGLTPSLQHYTCLVDLYSRSGHLEEAEKVLYSMPFKPDEAAWAALLSACIQAGKNKTGVRIADHLLQIGPEDPSTCILMSNIFARATMWESVSTVRKMMAAMELKKKPGYSCVDLGKENQVFYAGETMHPMKDEIFGLLKELDAEMRKRGYVPDTSLVLHDMELQEKERQLFWHSERLAVAYGLLKSAPGTSIRILKNLRICGDCHTVIKFICSIVGREIVVRDANRFHHFKDGVCSCRDFW is encoded by the coding sequence ATGCATCACTTTCGAATTTTGTATCGTATAAAACAATGCAGCAAGTTTCAACTCCCAGTCCAAGGCAAGAATCTTCATGCCCATGTTATCAAATCTGGTTTAGACCTTCAGGCACCCATTTATCCCAACACACTCCTGGATATGTATGGCAAATGCGGCCATCTGAAGGACGCCGTCCAATTGTTCGACGAAATGCCGGAAAGAGACTTGGCCTCGTGGGCATCAATTTTCACTGCGTATAACCAAGCCGAGCTCCACAAATGCACGCTCTCTTTGTTTTCTAGTATGCTGTCTAGAGATGGTCTTCAACCGGATCATTTTATCTTTGCGAGTCTCATCAATGCTTGCGCTAGTTTGGCTGCATTCAGACTTGGTCTACAACTGCACGCTCAGTTTGTTGTGTCATTGTTTTCGGATGACGATGTTGTTAAATCGTCCCTAGTTGATTTTTACGCAAAATGTGGATTTCCTGATAGAGCTCGTAGAGTATTTGACTCGATTGTGTCGAAGAATGTGGTTTCTTGGACTAGCTTGATATATGGATATGCGAGGATGGGAAGAAAAGATGAAGCTTTTGAACTTTTACGGGTTATGCCTTGCAAAAGTTTGTACTCTTGGACAGCTCTGATATCAGGCTTTGTGCAGGGTGGGCATTGTGTTGACTCGTTTAGGCTTTTTAGTGAATTAAGGAGAGGAGGAGTAGATATTGAGGGACCATTTGTTCTTTCAAGTTTAATTGTTGGTTCAGCTAGTTTAGCCATGTTGGAGATGGGAAAGCAAGTTCATCGATTAGTCATGGGTCTTGGGTATGAGTGTAGCTTGTATGTTAGCAATGCATTGATTGATATGTATGCCAAATGCAGTGATGTACTATCTGCAGAGAAGATTTTCCGTAATATGACGAAGAGAGATGTTGTTTCTTGGACCTCTATTATAGTGGGGATGGCACAGCACGGCCGAGCTGATGAAGCATTGTCTTTGTATAATGAGATGACTTTGGCTGGTCTCAAACCAAATGAAGTGACATTTACTGGGCTAATTTATGCTTGTAGTCATGTTGGGTTAGTCAACAAAGGTAGGCAGCTTTTTAAGTCTATGGTTGTGGACTATGGATTAACGCCATCTCTTCAGCACTACACATGCTTAGTTGATCTTTATAGTCGATCAGGACACCTTGAAGAGGCTGAGAAAGTACTTTATTCTATGCCATTCAAGCCAGATGAAGCTGCGTGGGCTGCTTTATTAAGTGCTTGTATTCAAGCtgggaaaaataaaacaggGGTTCGAATCGCAGATCATTTGCTCCAAATAGGACCAGAAGACCCATCAACATGTATTCTGATGTCTAACATTTTTGCTCGTGCTACTATGTGGGAGAGTGTGTCTACAGTGAGAAAAATGATGGCGGCAATggaattgaaaaagaaacctGGATACAGTTGCGTCGACTTAGGAAAGGAAAACCAAGTCTTCTATGCTGGGGAGACAATGCATCCTATGAAGGATGAGATTTTTGGTCTGCTAAAGGAGTTGGACGCAGAGATGAGGAAAAGAGGTTATGTACCTGACACTTCTTTGGTTTTGCATGACATGGAACTGCAAGAGAAGGAAAGACAGCTCTTTTGGCATAGTGAGAGATTGGCTGTTGCTTATGGGCTACTTAAATCTGCTCCTGGGACGTCTATACGGATACTCAAGAATCTGCGTATTTGTGGTGATTGTCACACTGTTATAAAGTTCATTTGCAGCATTGTCGGCAGAGAAATTGTTGTTAGAGATGCCAACAGATTCCATCATTTTAAGGATGGTGTGTGCTCTTGCCGGGACTTTTGGTAA
- the LOC105157480 gene encoding cytochrome P450 71A9-like, with protein MSSEIPLIMLFITLFFLLMLKKKRQVMISRRLPPGPKKLPIIGNLHQLGKLPHRSLQNMSQRYGDLMFLQLGSVPALVVSSPDMARDIFKNHDLVFSGRPPLYSAKRFTYNLSSISLAPYGEYWRQVRKILVLELMTAKRVESFGQVRVQEVALTMERISSNAPNVVDLSSLMFLLSNNVVCRVAFGKMSPSDDRNSSRFQEILGEAQHLMGEFNVADFFPWMGWVNKFNGVDRRLEKNFRDLDRFFDQVIEEHLDPMRPESDSEDIIDVLLRIQKDPNQTINLSDEQLKGVLMDIFVAGTDTSAATIIWTMAELMRNPHVKQKAQQELRQAAKGKTKIQESDLPNLPYLKQVIKESFRLHPPAPLLVPRETTKSCTIANSYDDVSKKPRTSSNSTRETCTVADSYDVPAKTRVFFNCKAMSADPAYWEDPEKFWPERFMDRQVDFRGQHFELLPFGAGRRGCPGINFAVPLVELALANLLFCFDWELPEGMSAEDVDMEEAPGITMHKKTPLCLVASPVNLG; from the exons ATGAGCTCTGAGATTCCCTTGATCATGTTATTCATCACACTTTTCTTCTTACTGAtgctgaagaagaaaagacaGGTTATGATTTCAAGAAGGCTTCCTCCTGGTCCTAAAAAGCTCCCAATCATAGGCAACCTTCATCAACTTGGAAAGTTGCCCCATCGATCACTTCAAAACATGTCCCAAAGATACGGGGATCTCATGTTCCTGCAACTGGGATCCGTGCCTGCACTAGTCGTCTCGTCCCCCGACATGGCCCGGGACATATTTAAAAACCACGACCTCGTTTTCTCGGGCCGACCACCTCTCTATTCCGCAAAGAGGTTTACTTACAACCTCTCTAGCATCTCTCTAGCACCCTACGGCGAGTACTGGCGACAAGTGCGAAAAATCTTGGTTTTGGAGCTAATGACGGCCAAGAGGGTCGAATCATTTGGCCAAGTACGGGTTCAAGAGGTGGCTCTCACTATGGAGCGTATATCCAGCAATGCTCCAAACGTTGTCGACCTAAGTTCACTGATGTTTCTGCTATCCAACAACGTTGTTTGTCGTGTGGCTTTCGGCAAGATGAGTCCTAGTGATGATAGAAACAGCAGTAGGTTTCAGGAAATTCTTGGTGAGGCGCAGCATTTGATGGGAGAGTTCAACGTTGCCGATTTTTTTCCGTGGATGGGCTGGGTTAACAAGTTTAACGGGGTAGACAGGAGGCTGGAGAAGAATTTCCGGGACCTGGACAGGTTTTTCGACCAAGTAATTGAAGAACATCTTGATCCCATGAGGCCTGAATCAGACAGCGAAGATATCATCGATGTTTTGCTGCGAATTCAGAAGGATCCAAATCAGACAATCAATCTGAGTGATGAACAACTCAAGGGTGTTCTTATG GACATATTCGTGGCTGGAACTGATACTTCGGCAGCAACAATCATATGGACAATGGCAGAACTGATGAGAAACCCCCACGTGAAACAAAAAGCCCAACAAGAACTGAGACAAGCAGCCAAAGGAAAGACAAAAATACAAGAATCTGACCTCCCAAATCTCCCATATCTTAAACAGGTCATAAAAGAGTCATTCAGGCTCCACCCACCCGCCCCGCTGCTGGTCCCGAGAGAAACGACGAAAAGTTGCACCATCGCTAACAGCTACGACGACGTCTCAAAGAAACCAAGAACATCTTCCAATTCCACAAGGGAGACTTGCACCGTTGCCGACAGCTACGACGTTCCCGCGAAAACAAGAGTATTTTTCAACTGCAAGGCGATGTCCGCTGACCCCGCGTACTGGGAGGACCCGGAGAAGTTCTGGCCTGAGAGGTTTATGGACAGGCAGGTTGATTTTAGAGGACAGCATTTTGAGCTGCTGCCGTTCGGTGCCGGGAGAAGGGGCTGCCCTGGTATTAACTTTGCAGTGCCGCTGGTGGAGCTGGCGCTGGCAAATCTGCTGTTTTGCTTTGATTGGGAACTCCCAGAGGGGATGTCAGCGGAGGATGTTGATATGGAGGAAGCACCCGGGATCACAATGCATAAGAAAACTCCTCTTTGCTTAGTTGCTTCCCCAGTGAACTTAGGGTAG
- the LOC105157303 gene encoding rhodanese-like domain-containing protein 11, chloroplastic isoform X1 — protein MEALGLQFSSINGLSVAQRLRGGNYLSGSALMPIATPPSSFTLKFHNNCRSGTRMQVVEEEYEVKQMKDMAAARKRWEALVRDGKVKVLTPREAGYAIQLSNKTLLDVRPTSERQKAWVKGSTWVPIFDVDDRLDPGTISRKVTDFMMGGWWSGVPTLSYDKRFLSKVEEKFPKDTDLILACQKGLRSLAACELLYNAGYENLFWIQGGLEAAEEEDLERDGPQPFKLAGIGGLSEFLGWTDQQRAAAAKEGWGYRLVFSARLVGLFLVADALFLGAQQVGRYLQDLRSP, from the exons ATGGAAGCTCTGGGCCTTCAGTTCTCTTCCATCAATGGTCTCAGTGTTGCTCAGAGACTGAGAGGAGGGAACTATCTCTCAGGCTCAGCTCTCATGCCTATTGCAACACCCCCATCTTCCTTCACCCTCAAATTTCACAACAAT TGCAGGAGTGGGACAAGAATGCAAGTAGTTGAAGAAGAGTACGAGGTGAAGCAGATGAAAGATATGGCTGCTGCCAGAAAGAGATGGGAGGCTCTG GTCAGGGATGGGAAAGTCAAAGTTCTAACTCCAAGAGAAGCTGGATATGCCATTCAACTCTCAAATAAAACCTTACTTGATGTTCGTCCCACTTCTGAGCGACAAAAG GCATGGGTCAAAGGCTCTACTTGGGTTCcaatatttgatgttgatgACAGACTTGATCCTGGTACCATTTCAAGGAAGGTCACCGACTTTATGATGG gaGGATGGTGGAGTGGCGTACCTACATTATCATATGACAA ACGATTCTTATCCAAAGTTGAGGAGAAATTCCCAAAGGACACAGATCTTATTCTTGCATGCCAGAAGGGCTTGAG ATCCCTTGCAGCTTGTGAGCTTTTGTACAATGCTGGATATGAAAACCTTTTCTGGATTCAAGGGGGGTTGGAGGCTGCTGAAGAAGAG GATCTTGAAAGGGATGGCCCCCAGCCCTTTAAGCTTGCAGGAATTGGCGGGCTTTCGGAATTCCTTGG TTGGACTGACCAACAGAGAGCTGCAGCCGCCAAGGAGGGCTGGGGTTACCGATTAGTCTTCTCTGCCCGTTTG GTCGGTCTGTTTCTTGTTGCTGATGCATTGTTCCTTGGGGCACAGCAAGTGGGCCGTTATCTCCAGGACTTGAGATCTCCTTAA
- the LOC105157302 gene encoding pentatricopeptide repeat-containing protein At1g63130, mitochondrial codes for MGACFLPRNSLSPKFGTFHRLGFFRRWVNVRDSLFLYNMYSRVSAAPLLYDSDYSTSNCESNSDSESNVLRENVHEVKTIELFSAVVRVVKSLNWNVTRKVCFPIAVQKYGFDQSLMGFKMFVYVYACAEMQMEVYALLREIVCYYQKAQLNLFGLLYPLLDSPGDAKGSTFLVNVLIKVFASNNMLENAIDAFEQARRIGFQPGIRSCNFLLKCLAEANETDSLLTLFKEMKNYGPYPSLYTYTIMMNFYCSGHHGQGTVDIEEATNILEEMETIGISPSIVTYGVYILGLCKVGLIEHAWDLIQELKRNGRPLNCYCYNAVIHGFADRGEPDKGMQVFNEMKNGGIAADVYSYSILIEGFCRCGDVEKGLSLFEEMGNNNIIPSLVTHSSILKGLCRSGLMEISLDWFKKVGASGYEYDQHAYNILITGFCLKGDMNSANKLLEEMLNNSLAPNPVSYKSLILGFCKIGSLEKALKFFNNMREAGFLPCPVTCNHVISGYCKEGQVKEALRLIDEMRDLGISPNMFTYSAVINRLCKESKSDKALELIPVMLKCNTFPSVVIYSTLINGFAKQANPRKALMLYTKMLKVGICPDSVTFTILINVLSTEGRVKEAYNLFKEMISKGLDPDKISYTSMIAGFCRSKDMKKAWALFQEMVQSDIVPSVVTYTCLIDGFCKVNRMDMANMLVDEMNKNTICPDQITYSVLIRGCQKLGYVDSARQLLNEMKNRGIRPCESTLKT; via the coding sequence atgggTGCCTGCTTTTTGCCAAGAAATTCGTTGTCTCCAAAATTTGGGACATTCCATAGGTTGGGTTTCTTTAGAAGGTGGGTGAATGTAAGGGATAGCCTGTTTTTATACAATATGTACAGTCGTGTGTCTGCAGCTCCATTGTTGTACGACTCTGATTATTCCACTTCAAATTGTGAAAGCAACTCAGATAGTGAAAGTAATGTTTTAAGGGAGAATGTTCATGAAGTTAAGACTATTGAGTTGTTTTCCGCCGTTGTTAGAGTGGTGAAGTCTTTAAATTGGAATGTTACCagaaaagtttgttttccaatAGCTGTGCAGAAGTATGGGTTTGATCAATCGCTCATGGGCTTTAAGATGtttgtgtatgtatatgcatGTGCTGAGATGCAAATGGAAGTGTATGCGTTGCTGAGGGAGATTGTTTGTTATTATCAGAAGGCCCAGCTCAATTTGTTTGGTCTGTTGTATCCTTTATTGGATTCTCCTGGTGATGCAAAAGGCTCGACTTTCCTTGTTAATGTACTCATCAAAGTTTTTGCTTCGAATAACATGCTTGAGAATGCTATTGATGCATTTGAACAGGCTAGGAGAATTGGGTTTCAACCGGGTATTCGCTCATGCAATTTCTTGCTTAAATGCTTGGCAGAAGCTAATGAGACGGACTCCCTTCTGACTCTATTCAAAGAAATGAAGAACTATGGACCATATCCTAGTTTATACACCTATACGATTATGATGAACTTTTACTGTAGTGGGCATCACGGCCAAGGTACAGTAGATATTGAGGAAGCAACTAACATTCTGGAGGAAATGGAGACTATTGGAATTAGTCCATCCATTGTAACGTATGGTGTTTACATTCTTGGACTGTGCAAAGTGGGACTTATTGAGCATGCTTGGGACCTTATTCAAGAGCTGAAACGTAACGGTCGGCCACTCAACTGTTACTGCTATAATGCAGTTATTCATGGCTTTGCAGATAGAGGTGAACCAGACAAGGGTATGCAAGTTTTTAATGAGATGAAGAATGGTGGAATTGCAGCAGATGTATATAGTTATAGCATTCTGATTGAGGGTTTTTGCAGATGTGGAGATGTTGAGAAAGGTCTTAGTTTGTTTGAAGAGATGGGAAACAATAACATAATTCCATCGCTCGTCACCCATAGCTCGATTTTAAAAGGTCTCTGTAGAAGTGGATTGATGGAGATCTCATTGGATTGGTTCAAGAAGGTTGGGGCTTCTGGGTATGAATATGACCAGCATGCTTACAACATTTTAATTACTGGATTTTGTCTTAAGGGTGACATGAATTCGGCTAATAAGCTCTTAGAGGAAATGCTCAACAATAGTTTGGCACCTAATCCTGTGAGTTATAAGAGTTTGATCCTAGGATTCTGTAAAATTGGTTCCTTGGAAAAAGCTTTGaagtttttcaataatatgagGGAAGCTGGATTTCTGCCCTGTCCTGTTACCTGCAATCATGTGATATCTGGATATTGCAAGGAAGGACAGGTAAAGGAAGCCTTGCGACTTATTGATGAAATGAGGGACTTGGGCATTTCCCCAAACATGTTTACCTATAGCGCAGTTATCAACAGGCTGTGCAAAGAATCCAAATCAGATAAGGCACTTGAGCTTATTCCAGTAATGCTTAAATGTAATACATTCCCTAGTGTTGTGATATATAGCACCCTCATCAATGGCTTCGCTAAACAGGCAAATCCAAGGAAAGCTTTGATGTTATACACAAAAATGTTGAAGGTTGGGATTTGTCCTGATTCAGTCACATTCACAATTCTTATTAATGTGTTATCCACCGAAGGAAGGGTGAAAGAGGCATATAATCTGTTCAAAGAAATGATTTCTAAGGGCCTGGATCCCGATAAAATCTCTTACACCTCAATGATAGCTGGATTTTGTCGGAGCAAAGATATGAAGAAGGCATGGGCACTGTTCCAGGAGATGGTACAGAGTGACATTGTACCTTCAGTCGTTACTTATACATGCCTGATTGATGGATTTTGCAAGGTTAATCGCATGGATATGGCCAACATGCTGGTAGATGAAATGAATAAGAATACTATCTGTCCTGATCAGATAACCTACTCAGTCCTTATTCGTGGGTGCCAAAAACTTGGATATGTTGACAGTGCCCGGCAGCTactaaatgaaatgaaaaataggGGAATACGTCCCTGTGAAAGTACATTGAAAACATGA
- the LOC105157304 gene encoding E3 ubiquitin-protein ligase RGLG2, with the protein MGAKYSKKSISGRYSSYASSSNSWSQNAYPQSSYSQPTHSYPPQYPTYGGPPPESKRKLERKYSRIDDNYHTLDQVTDALARAGLESSNLIVGIDFTKSNEWTGARSFHRKSLHHIGDEQNPYEQAISIIGRTLSKFDEDNLIPCFGFGDASTHDQEVFSFFPDERFCDGFEEVLTRYRELVPQLRLAGPTSFAPIIEMAVTIVEQSGGQYHVLLIIADGQVTRSVDTGRGELSPQEKRTVDAIVKASEYPLSIILVGVGDGPWDMMREFDDNIPSRAFDNFQFVNFTEIMSKNMDRSRKEAEFALSALMEIPSQYKATLELNILGASRGKAVDRVPLPPPLYGATSSATSKPTRSRSFAPSAPSSGGHDPAPRTSEPRSHASENHLCPICISEPKDMAFGCGHQTCCECGQDLLSCPICRMPIETRIKLY; encoded by the exons ATGGGCGCCAAGTATTCGAAAAAGTCGATTTCAGGTCGTTACTCATCTTATGCATCAAGTTCAAACTCATGGAGCCAAAATGCATATCCTCAGTCATCATATTCTCAGCCGACTCACAGCTATCCACCTCAATATCCAACCTATGGTGGTCCACCCCCTGAGTCTAAGAGAAAACTGGAGAGGAAATACTCGAGAATCGATGACAACTACCACACATTGGATCAG GTCACTGATGCCCTTGCTCGTGCTGGTCTGGAATcctcaaatttaattgttgGTATTGATTTCACCAAGAGCAATGAGTGGACAG GTGCTAGGTCATTTCACCGGAAAAGTTTGCATCACATTGGAGATGAGCAAAATCCGTATGAACAAGCCATATCAATTATTGGAAGAACTTTATCCAAATTTGatgaagataatttaattCCTTGTTTTGGATTCGGAGatg CTTCGACGCATGACCAAGAAGTCTTCAGTTTTTTCCCTGATGAGAGATTTTGCGATGGTTTTGAAGAAGTATTGACACGATATAGAGAATTAGTTCCTCAATTGCGACTTGCAG GCCCAACATCATTTGCTCCTATAATTGAAATGGCTGTTACTATCGTTGAACAAAGTGGTGGCCAGTACCATGTTTTGCTGATTATAGCTGATGGACAG GTCACAAGAAGTGTTGACACTGGTCGTGGTGAGTTAAGTCCACAAGAGAAGAGAACAGTGGATGCAATTGTCAAGGCAAG TGAGTATCCATTGTCAATTATATTAGTGGGAGTTGGAGATGGACCATGGGATATGATGAGGgaatttgatgataatatTCCGTCTCGAGCATTCGACAATTTCCAG TTTGTAAACTTCACAGAAATTATGTCAAAAAACATGGATCGCTCCAGGAAAGAAGCTGAGTTTGCGCTTTCAGCTTTAATGGAGATACCTTCTCAATACAAAGCAACACTTGAGCTAAATATTCTTGG TGCTTCTAGAGGAAAGGCTGTCGACAGggttcctcttcctcctccactCTACGGTGCAACTTCTTCTGCCACATCAAAGCCTACCCGTTCTCGCAGTTTCGCTCCAAGTGCACCTTCTTCTGGCGGACATGATCCAGCTCCTCGTACCAGTGAGCCCAGAAGCCATGCTTCTGAAAACCAT CTTTGCCCCATCTGCATTTCGGAACCAAAGGATATGGCATTTGGCTGTGGGCACCAG ACATGCTGTGAATGTGGACAAGACCTGTTGTCATGCCCAATCTGCCGAATGCCAATCGAGACGAGGATAAAGCTCTATTAG
- the LOC105157303 gene encoding rhodanese-like domain-containing protein 11, chloroplastic isoform X2, giving the protein MSGTRMQVVEEEYEVKQMKDMAAARKRWEALVRDGKVKVLTPREAGYAIQLSNKTLLDVRPTSERQKAWVKGSTWVPIFDVDDRLDPGTISRKVTDFMMGGWWSGVPTLSYDKRFLSKVEEKFPKDTDLILACQKGLRSLAACELLYNAGYENLFWIQGGLEAAEEEDLERDGPQPFKLAGIGGLSEFLGWTDQQRAAAAKEGWGYRLVFSARLVGLFLVADALFLGAQQVGRYLQDLRSP; this is encoded by the exons AT GAGTGGGACAAGAATGCAAGTAGTTGAAGAAGAGTACGAGGTGAAGCAGATGAAAGATATGGCTGCTGCCAGAAAGAGATGGGAGGCTCTG GTCAGGGATGGGAAAGTCAAAGTTCTAACTCCAAGAGAAGCTGGATATGCCATTCAACTCTCAAATAAAACCTTACTTGATGTTCGTCCCACTTCTGAGCGACAAAAG GCATGGGTCAAAGGCTCTACTTGGGTTCcaatatttgatgttgatgACAGACTTGATCCTGGTACCATTTCAAGGAAGGTCACCGACTTTATGATGG gaGGATGGTGGAGTGGCGTACCTACATTATCATATGACAA ACGATTCTTATCCAAAGTTGAGGAGAAATTCCCAAAGGACACAGATCTTATTCTTGCATGCCAGAAGGGCTTGAG ATCCCTTGCAGCTTGTGAGCTTTTGTACAATGCTGGATATGAAAACCTTTTCTGGATTCAAGGGGGGTTGGAGGCTGCTGAAGAAGAG GATCTTGAAAGGGATGGCCCCCAGCCCTTTAAGCTTGCAGGAATTGGCGGGCTTTCGGAATTCCTTGG TTGGACTGACCAACAGAGAGCTGCAGCCGCCAAGGAGGGCTGGGGTTACCGATTAGTCTTCTCTGCCCGTTTG GTCGGTCTGTTTCTTGTTGCTGATGCATTGTTCCTTGGGGCACAGCAAGTGGGCCGTTATCTCCAGGACTTGAGATCTCCTTAA